The Altererythrobacter sp. ZODW24 genome window below encodes:
- the gltB gene encoding glutamate synthase large subunit, with product MGFPVSQGLYDARNEHDACGVGMVAHIKGVKSHDIVKQSLEILANLDHRGAVGADPLLGDGAGLLMQIPHLLIQKWADKNGHDLPGEGEYAVAMCFLPQGEQERGFVAERMEKFVAKEGQRLIGWRDVPTTMDGLGKAVIDSMPVIRQCIIAMGENCADQDAFERKLLTIRKQVHNPLAKLASKHSMPGLTEFYMPSFSSRTIVYKGLLLATQVGSFYDDLRDPDCTSALGLVHQRFSTNTFPSWRLAHPFRLIAHNGEINTVRGNVNWMNARRRTMESDLLGPDLDKMWPIIPHGQSDTACLDNALELLIAGGYSLAHAMMMLIPEAWAKNDLMDPERRAFYEYHAALMEPWDGPAAVCFTDGRQIGATLDRNGLRPARFCVTKDDIVCLASESGVLPFAEEDITRKWRLQPGRMLMIDLEEGRIIEDEEVKASLSEAHPYAKWLEKAQYKLEDLHTIEPELSELAMDDSSLLQRQQAFGYTQEDISRFLEPMAVNADDPLGSMGTDTPIAVLSDKSRLLYDYFKQNFAQVTNPPIDPIREELVMSLLSMIGPRPNLLGRDGGTHKRLEVQQPILTNRDLAKIRSVEAALDGAFRTATIDMTWDVSTGKDGIALAIKEMCWAATEAVLQDHTILILSDRAQGPDRVPMPALLATAAVHHHLVRQGLRMQTGIVVETGEAREVHHFCVLAGYGAEAVNPYLAFETLENLRARKFDHLEREEVEQNYIKAVGKGIRKVMSKMGISTYQSYCGAQIFDAVGLSTKFVDDYFKGTATSIEGVGLKEIAEEASRRHGTAYGDSPLYKSMLDVGGIYQYRLRGETHAWTPANVASLQHAVRGGDHKNYDDFAKSVNEQAERLLTIRGLMELKPADKKVPLSEVEPAAEIVKRFSTGAMSFGSISHEAHSTMAIAMNRIGGRSNTGEGGEEVARYTPMDNGDSMRSRIKQVASGRFGVTTEYLVNADDIQIKMAQGAKPGEGGQLPGHKVDKRIGAVRHSTPGVGLISPPPHHDIYSIEDLAQLIHDLKNVNTGARVSVKLVSEVGVGTVAAGVSKARADHVTISGYEGGTGASPLTSLTHAGSPWEIGLAETQQTLLLNDLRSRIAVQVDGGLRTGRDVAIGALLGADEFGFATAPLIAAGCIMMRKCHLNTCPVGVATQNPELRKRFVGTPEHVINYFFFVAEELRVIMAEMGFRTLEEMVGRVDRINMNRAIRHWKAEGVDLSKMLHQVKPAEGKELHHTEAQDHNLGAAMDVELIKACEPALTKGDAVVLDRTIKNVNRTTGTMLSGEIAKAYGHEGLPAETIRINLTGVAGQSFAAWLAHGVTLDLVGDANDYVGKGLSGGRIIVRQPEGLDRDPSQNIIVGNTVLYGAIAGEAYFNGVGGERFAVRNSGAIAVVEGTGDHTCEYMTGGVVVVLGRTGRNFAAGMSGGVAYVYDPKGTFHERCNLSMVTLEKLSAEPDTEEGAGRPKQRGTSVGDFGMGDMLRHDGERLKILIERHKLHTGSARAANMLDDWAGTLSKFVKVMPRDYAAALKQMETERDEAASVAAE from the coding sequence ATGGGCTTTCCGGTGTCCCAAGGGCTTTACGACGCACGTAACGAACACGACGCATGTGGTGTGGGCATGGTTGCCCATATCAAGGGCGTCAAAAGTCATGACATAGTCAAACAGTCGCTGGAAATTCTGGCGAATCTCGACCACCGCGGCGCCGTGGGCGCTGACCCCTTGCTGGGCGACGGTGCGGGGCTGTTGATGCAAATCCCGCACCTGCTTATTCAAAAATGGGCCGATAAAAACGGCCATGACCTCCCGGGCGAAGGCGAATATGCGGTCGCCATGTGCTTCCTGCCGCAGGGCGAACAGGAACGCGGTTTCGTCGCCGAGCGCATGGAAAAGTTCGTTGCCAAGGAAGGCCAGCGGTTAATTGGCTGGCGCGATGTGCCAACCACAATGGACGGTCTGGGCAAGGCCGTGATCGATTCGATGCCGGTAATTCGCCAGTGCATCATCGCCATGGGCGAAAATTGCGCCGATCAAGACGCATTCGAGCGCAAACTGCTCACCATTCGCAAGCAGGTGCACAACCCGCTGGCAAAGCTGGCATCAAAGCATTCGATGCCGGGCCTAACCGAATTTTACATGCCGAGCTTTTCCAGCCGGACCATTGTTTACAAGGGCCTGCTGCTCGCCACGCAAGTCGGCAGCTTCTATGATGATCTGCGCGATCCCGATTGCACCAGCGCGCTGGGCCTCGTGCACCAGCGTTTCAGCACCAACACGTTCCCGAGCTGGCGGCTCGCCCACCCGTTCCGCCTGATCGCCCATAATGGTGAGATCAACACGGTTCGCGGCAATGTGAACTGGATGAACGCCCGCCGCCGGACGATGGAATCCGACCTGCTCGGTCCTGATCTCGACAAGATGTGGCCAATCATTCCGCATGGCCAGTCAGACACGGCGTGCCTCGACAATGCGCTCGAACTGCTGATCGCGGGTGGCTATTCGCTCGCCCATGCAATGATGATGCTGATCCCAGAAGCCTGGGCCAAGAATGACCTGATGGACCCCGAACGGCGCGCGTTTTACGAATATCACGCTGCGCTTATGGAACCTTGGGACGGCCCTGCCGCCGTCTGCTTCACCGATGGCCGCCAAATTGGCGCGACGCTCGACCGCAACGGTCTGCGTCCGGCCCGCTTCTGCGTGACCAAGGACGATATCGTCTGCCTCGCGTCGGAAAGCGGCGTGCTGCCGTTTGCCGAAGAAGACATCACCCGCAAATGGCGTTTGCAGCCGGGCCGGATGCTGATGATCGACCTCGAAGAAGGCCGCATCATTGAAGATGAGGAGGTGAAGGCCAGCCTCTCCGAAGCGCATCCCTATGCCAAATGGCTTGAGAAGGCTCAGTATAAGCTCGAAGACCTGCACACCATCGAGCCCGAACTTTCCGAACTTGCGATGGACGATTCCAGCCTGCTGCAACGCCAGCAAGCATTCGGATATACCCAAGAAGACATCAGCCGCTTCCTCGAACCGATGGCCGTGAATGCTGACGATCCACTTGGGTCGATGGGCACGGATACGCCGATCGCAGTGCTTTCGGACAAAAGCCGCCTACTCTACGATTACTTCAAGCAAAACTTCGCGCAGGTCACCAATCCGCCGATTGATCCGATCCGCGAAGAGCTGGTGATGAGCCTGCTGTCGATGATCGGCCCGCGCCCGAATTTGCTCGGACGTGATGGCGGTACGCATAAGCGCCTCGAGGTGCAGCAACCGATCCTGACCAACCGCGATCTGGCGAAAATCCGCTCGGTCGAGGCGGCGCTGGACGGCGCTTTCCGCACCGCGACCATCGACATGACTTGGGACGTTTCCACCGGCAAAGACGGTATCGCTCTGGCGATCAAGGAAATGTGCTGGGCCGCAACCGAGGCTGTGCTGCAGGATCACACGATCCTGATCCTGTCAGACCGCGCGCAGGGGCCGGACCGTGTGCCAATGCCTGCGCTGCTCGCAACAGCAGCGGTGCATCATCACCTCGTGCGGCAGGGATTGCGGATGCAAACCGGCATAGTGGTGGAAACCGGTGAAGCGCGCGAGGTGCATCACTTCTGTGTGCTCGCGGGCTATGGCGCAGAAGCGGTGAACCCTTATTTGGCTTTCGAAACGCTGGAAAACCTGCGCGCCCGCAAGTTTGATCACCTCGAGCGTGAAGAGGTCGAACAAAACTACATCAAGGCAGTTGGTAAGGGCATCCGCAAGGTCATGTCCAAGATGGGCATTTCGACTTACCAGTCCTATTGCGGCGCGCAGATTTTCGACGCCGTGGGCCTGTCGACCAAGTTCGTGGACGATTACTTCAAGGGCACTGCCACCAGCATCGAAGGTGTTGGCTTGAAGGAAATTGCCGAGGAAGCCTCACGCCGTCACGGAACCGCTTATGGCGACAGCCCGCTCTATAAGAGCATGCTGGATGTCGGCGGGATCTACCAATACCGGCTGCGCGGTGAGACCCACGCATGGACGCCGGCCAATGTCGCAAGTTTGCAGCACGCTGTACGCGGCGGCGATCACAAGAATTACGATGACTTCGCCAAATCGGTGAACGAGCAGGCAGAACGCTTGCTAACAATCCGGGGCCTGATGGAACTGAAGCCAGCGGACAAGAAAGTCCCGCTTTCCGAAGTCGAGCCGGCAGCCGAGATCGTCAAACGGTTCAGCACTGGCGCGATGAGCTTCGGCTCGATCAGCCACGAAGCGCATTCGACCATGGCGATTGCCATGAACCGTATCGGCGGCCGTTCGAACACCGGCGAAGGCGGCGAAGAAGTCGCGCGTTATACGCCAATGGACAACGGCGATTCCATGCGCAGCCGTATCAAGCAGGTTGCCTCGGGCCGGTTCGGTGTAACGACCGAATATCTCGTCAATGCGGATGATATCCAGATCAAGATGGCACAGGGCGCGAAGCCTGGTGAAGGCGGCCAGCTGCCCGGCCACAAGGTCGATAAGCGGATCGGCGCGGTGCGCCATTCGACACCGGGTGTAGGCCTGATTTCGCCGCCGCCGCATCACGATATCTACTCGATCGAAGACCTTGCGCAGCTGATTCACGACCTCAAAAACGTGAACACCGGTGCGCGCGTGTCGGTGAAGCTGGTGTCCGAAGTGGGTGTCGGCACAGTGGCTGCGGGCGTTTCGAAAGCGCGTGCGGATCATGTCACTATTTCGGGTTACGAAGGCGGTACAGGCGCATCGCCGCTCACCTCGCTGACCCACGCCGGTTCCCCATGGGAAATTGGCCTTGCTGAAACGCAGCAGACATTACTGCTCAACGACCTACGCAGCCGCATCGCTGTGCAGGTCGATGGCGGGCTGCGCACCGGGCGCGACGTTGCGATTGGCGCATTGCTAGGCGCGGATGAGTTCGGTTTCGCCACCGCTCCGCTGATCGCGGCAGGCTGCATCATGATGCGTAAGTGTCATCTCAACACCTGCCCTGTCGGCGTGGCTACGCAGAACCCCGAACTGCGCAAACGGTTTGTCGGCACGCCAGAACATGTGATCAACTACTTCTTCTTCGTCGCCGAAGAATTGCGCGTGATTATGGCCGAAATGGGCTTCCGCACGCTGGAAGAAATGGTTGGCCGCGTTGACCGGATCAACATGAACCGAGCGATCCGCCACTGGAAAGCCGAAGGCGTCGATTTGAGCAAAATGCTGCATCAGGTTAAGCCTGCTGAGGGCAAAGAACTGCATCACACAGAGGCGCAGGATCACAACCTCGGCGCAGCGATGGATGTCGAGCTGATCAAGGCTTGCGAGCCCGCGCTGACTAAGGGTGACGCGGTCGTACTGGACCGCACGATCAAGAATGTGAACCGCACCACGGGCACGATGCTATCAGGTGAAATTGCTAAGGCTTACGGCCATGAAGGCCTGCCTGCCGAAACGATCCGCATCAATCTGACCGGCGTTGCGGGCCAGAGTTTCGCCGCATGGCTTGCTCACGGCGTAACGCTCGATCTGGTTGGCGATGCCAATGACTATGTCGGCAAGGGTCTGTCGGGCGGACGCATTATCGTGCGCCAGCCGGAAGGTTTGGACCGCGATCCTTCGCAGAACATCATCGTTGGCAACACCGTTCTCTACGGCGCGATTGCAGGTGAGGCGTACTTCAATGGCGTCGGCGGCGAACGTTTTGCAGTCCGCAATTCCGGCGCCATCGCAGTCGTCGAAGGAACAGGCGATCACACTTGCGAATATATGACTGGCGGTGTCGTAGTGGTTTTGGGCCGCACAGGCCGCAACTTCGCAGCGGGAATGAGCGGCGGCGTCGCCTATGTTTACGACCCCAAGGGCACGTTCCACGAGCGCTGCAACCTGTCGATGGTTACGCTTGAGAAGCTATCCGCTGAACCGGATACAGAAGAGGGCGCTGGCCGTCCGAAACAGCGCGGCACAAGCGTCGGCGATTTCGGCATGGGTGATATGCTGCGGCATGACGGCGAGCGGCTGAAAATCTTGATCGAGCGCCACAAGCTGCACACCGGCTCTGCCCGGGCGGCAAACATGCTCGATGATTGGGCAGGTACGCTCAGTAAATTCGTGAAGGTAATGCCGCGCGATTACGCGGCCGCGCTGAAGCAAATGGAAACAGAGCGCGACGAAGCCGCCTCGGTTGCGGCGGAATAA
- a CDS encoding MaoC family dehydratase, translating to MTPQDIAAKVGETIGTSEWAEMSQERINQFAEATGDHQFIHINEEAAKMTPFGGTIAHGFLTLSMIPYLSAESDIPRMEGIKMGVNYGGNKTRFIAPVRSGKRIRGHWKLTEMVEKRPGQWQQTCEITIEIEGEDKPALITEWITMFFV from the coding sequence ATGACCCCGCAGGATATCGCAGCCAAGGTTGGCGAAACTATCGGCACCAGTGAATGGGCTGAAATGAGCCAGGAACGCATCAACCAGTTCGCCGAGGCGACCGGTGATCACCAGTTCATCCATATCAACGAAGAAGCTGCTAAGATGACGCCATTTGGCGGCACTATCGCGCACGGTTTCCTGACACTGTCGATGATCCCTTATCTGTCCGCCGAATCCGACATTCCGCGGATGGAAGGCATCAAGATGGGCGTGAACTACGGCGGCAACAAAACCCGCTTCATCGCCCCCGTCCGCAGCGGCAAGCGCATTCGCGGCCATTGGAAGCTTACGGAAATGGTCGAAAAGCGCCCCGGCCAATGGCAGCAGACCTGTGAAATCACCATCGAGATCGAAGGCGAAGACAAGCCTGCCCTGATCACTGAATGGATCACGATGTTCTTCGTCTAA
- a CDS encoding TIGR04063 family PEP-CTERM/XrtA system glycosyltransferase, whose product MTRVLHVLDHSLPLHSGYTFRTRAILTAQQAAGIEVRGITGMRHEAESAPVETHDGLIFHRTPGTASGPVALREWREISALSDAIEKLAQDWRPDVLHAHSPALGGAAALKAGRKLGIPVVYEIRAFWEDAAVGNGTGKAGSAKYRLTRALENRVVSGADAVFTICHGLRDDLIARGHPAGKIGIMPNGVDLSLFGDPPPRHDALAAELGFADGAPVFGYVGSFYDYEGLDDLIAAMPELLASEAEAQLLLVGGGPMDEALRTQAAASPAAASIHFTGRVPHSDVERYYSLIDILAYPRKASRLTDLVTPLKPLEAMAQGRLVAASDVGGHRELMKDGETGMLFAPDDPESIARELALMIADRSGWDAMCERASAHVAAHHDWAQNIRRYQDVYQTLLAPAARTGLSHAA is encoded by the coding sequence ATGACACGCGTGCTCCATGTCCTTGACCATTCGCTGCCGCTTCACAGCGGCTATACCTTTCGCACACGTGCGATCCTGACGGCTCAGCAGGCGGCGGGCATCGAAGTGCGCGGGATTACCGGTATGCGGCACGAGGCCGAGAGCGCTCCGGTTGAAACGCATGACGGACTGATATTCCACCGCACCCCCGGCACCGCGAGCGGCCCGGTTGCCTTGCGCGAATGGCGTGAAATTTCTGCGCTTTCCGATGCGATCGAAAAACTGGCCCAAGACTGGCGGCCTGATGTGTTGCATGCCCATTCGCCCGCGCTTGGCGGCGCGGCCGCTTTGAAGGCAGGTCGCAAGCTGGGTATTCCCGTGGTCTATGAAATTCGCGCCTTTTGGGAAGATGCCGCTGTCGGCAATGGCACAGGCAAAGCTGGCTCAGCCAAGTACCGCCTGACCCGCGCGCTTGAAAACCGCGTCGTGTCGGGAGCGGATGCTGTCTTCACGATCTGCCACGGCCTACGCGATGATTTGATCGCGCGCGGGCATCCCGCTGGCAAGATCGGGATTATGCCCAACGGCGTGGACCTGTCACTGTTCGGCGATCCGCCGCCACGCCATGATGCGCTGGCAGCAGAGCTAGGGTTTGCCGATGGCGCTCCGGTGTTCGGCTATGTCGGTAGCTTCTATGATTACGAAGGGCTGGACGATCTGATCGCTGCCATGCCTGAATTGCTTGCCAGCGAAGCTGAGGCACAGCTTCTGCTCGTCGGCGGCGGACCAATGGATGAAGCACTGCGCACACAAGCTGCTGCATCGCCCGCCGCAGCTTCAATCCACTTCACCGGCCGCGTCCCGCATTCCGACGTTGAGCGCTATTACTCGCTGATCGACATCCTCGCCTACCCCCGCAAGGCCAGCCGCCTGACCGATCTGGTCACACCGCTTAAACCGCTCGAAGCGATGGCGCAGGGCCGGCTGGTTGCCGCTTCCGATGTTGGCGGCCACCGTGAGCTGATGAAAGATGGCGAGACAGGCATGCTGTTTGCGCCCGATGATCCTGAATCAATCGCCCGCGAATTGGCGTTGATGATCGCAGATCGCAGTGGCTGGGATGCCATGTGCGAACGGGCCAGCGCCCATGTTGCGGCGCATCATGACTGGGCGCAAAACATTCGTCGTTATCAAGACGTTTACCAAACCCTGTTAGCCCCTGCGGCGAGAACGGGTTTGTCCCACGCTGCATAA
- a CDS encoding putative O-glycosylation ligase, exosortase A system-associated translates to MLDLALFAFVMALLAAGVRRPFIWVMAYIYIDVLAPQKIGWSLVQAIPLSLIAFAAAFAGWLLVDDKTKSRFTYRQFLMVLLLVWCAFTTYTADFPEVALEKWDWAWKAMVFAIFLPLTLTTRLRFEATLMTMILALGAIVIGAGIKTIGSGGGGYGKLPLLVDSDYGLYETSTLACVAIASIPLIRWLVNHGTIFPKDWRVQLFSAGLIFACLLIPVGTAARTGLICIVALGFMMLRDVKKRFTYLAMVGALGVVALPFLPATFYERMSTIGGYEGDESASTRVAVWKWTLDYTAENPSGGGFNVFLGNSFTYKTREAQGEGNNRKIVTEVVTDEARAFHSSYFEMLGEQGYFGFLIWMLLQVSGVWQMERLRRRWKDRTADGETWQAPLANALQLAQLTVLIGSLFIGIAYQPYALLILAIQCGLWSYCRRTDSQPTGRIRVRPNTHPDGDTPAKPRDTVTAGSPALQ, encoded by the coding sequence ATGCTTGATCTTGCTCTCTTTGCTTTTGTTATGGCGCTGCTCGCCGCAGGTGTGCGGAGGCCCTTCATTTGGGTCATGGCCTACATCTACATTGACGTGCTTGCCCCGCAGAAAATTGGCTGGTCGCTGGTACAGGCCATCCCGCTTTCGTTGATCGCCTTTGCCGCCGCCTTTGCCGGGTGGCTGTTGGTGGATGACAAGACCAAGAGCCGCTTTACATACCGCCAGTTCCTGATGGTTCTGCTGTTGGTGTGGTGCGCATTTACGACGTACACGGCTGATTTTCCGGAGGTTGCGCTCGAAAAATGGGACTGGGCGTGGAAAGCGATGGTCTTTGCGATCTTCCTGCCGCTCACCCTAACAACCCGCCTACGCTTCGAGGCCACATTGATGACGATGATCCTGGCATTGGGCGCGATCGTGATCGGTGCGGGCATCAAGACCATCGGGTCGGGCGGTGGCGGCTACGGTAAATTGCCGCTGCTCGTTGATTCTGATTACGGTCTTTATGAAACGTCCACATTGGCTTGTGTCGCAATTGCGAGCATTCCGCTGATCCGCTGGCTTGTGAATCACGGCACGATCTTCCCCAAGGATTGGCGCGTGCAGCTCTTCTCCGCCGGGTTGATCTTTGCCTGCCTGCTAATTCCCGTAGGCACCGCCGCGCGCACGGGCCTGATTTGTATCGTTGCGCTCGGTTTTATGATGCTGCGCGATGTGAAGAAGCGTTTCACCTATCTTGCCATGGTTGGTGCCTTGGGCGTGGTGGCGCTCCCGTTTCTGCCGGCGACCTTCTACGAACGGATGAGCACCATCGGCGGCTATGAGGGTGACGAATCCGCATCGACCCGCGTGGCCGTGTGGAAATGGACACTCGATTACACGGCTGAAAACCCTAGCGGCGGGGGCTTCAATGTCTTCCTCGGTAATAGTTTCACCTACAAAACGCGTGAGGCGCAGGGCGAGGGCAACAACCGGAAAATCGTGACTGAAGTCGTGACCGACGAAGCGCGCGCCTTCCACTCCAGCTATTTCGAGATGCTGGGCGAACAAGGCTACTTCGGTTTTCTGATTTGGATGCTGCTGCAGGTTAGCGGCGTGTGGCAGATGGAACGCTTGCGCCGCCGCTGGAAAGACCGGACTGCGGATGGCGAGACATGGCAGGCTCCGCTCGCCAATGCGCTGCAATTGGCGCAGTTGACTGTGCTGATCGGATCGCTGTTTATCGGGATCGCTTACCAGCCTTATGCCTTGCTGATTTTGGCGATCCAATGCGGGCTGTGGTCCTATTGCCGGCGGACTGATTCGCAGCCGACTGGCCGCATCAGGGTCCGGCCTAACACGCACCCAGACGGGGATACCCCCGCCAAGCCCCGCGATACCGTAACGGCAGGCTCTCCCGCGTTGCAGTAA